A window of Dorea formicigenerans contains these coding sequences:
- the rsmH gene encoding 16S rRNA (cytosine(1402)-N(4))-methyltransferase RsmH, which produces MEEQKSGQESGKQGQKPHKRRKRYSGTHPKKYEEKYKELNPEKYGDTIEKVIGKGSTPAGMHISICVQEILDFLDIKPGQHGLDATLGYGGHTRKMLEKLEGHGHIYGLDVDPIESEKTKKRLRDLGYGEDILTVKLCNFADIDKVAEEHGKFDFVLADLGVSSMQIDNPERGFTYKFDGPLDLRMNPQKGESAAQRLKSMDAEEIEGMLVENSDEPYAAEITEVLMNWRKHGKSPETTTELKEAIEEALTFLPEKEKKEAVKKSCQRTFQALRIDVNQEFEVLYAFLDKLPQVMNPGGRIAILTFHSGEDRLVKRAFKEGKKAGIYSEICKDVIRPSAQECARNPRAKCTKMRWAII; this is translated from the coding sequence ATGGAAGAACAAAAAAGCGGACAAGAATCAGGAAAACAGGGGCAAAAGCCTCATAAGAGAAGAAAGCGTTATTCCGGGACGCATCCGAAAAAGTATGAAGAAAAATATAAGGAATTAAATCCTGAAAAATATGGAGATACGATTGAAAAGGTCATAGGAAAGGGCAGCACTCCGGCAGGTATGCATATTTCCATTTGTGTGCAGGAGATTCTGGATTTTCTGGACATCAAACCGGGACAGCATGGACTGGATGCAACACTTGGCTATGGCGGACACACAAGAAAGATGTTGGAAAAGCTGGAAGGACATGGTCACATTTATGGTCTTGACGTGGATCCGATTGAGTCCGAGAAGACAAAAAAGAGACTGCGTGATCTTGGATATGGAGAAGATATTTTGACTGTGAAATTATGCAATTTTGCAGACATTGACAAAGTGGCAGAAGAACATGGAAAGTTTGACTTTGTACTGGCAGATCTTGGTGTATCCTCTATGCAGATCGATAACCCGGAACGCGGTTTTACTTACAAATTTGACGGACCTTTAGACCTGCGCATGAACCCACAAAAAGGAGAAAGTGCGGCACAGCGTTTGAAAAGCATGGACGCAGAAGAAATAGAAGGAATGCTGGTGGAAAACTCTGATGAACCATACGCAGCAGAGATAACAGAAGTGCTGATGAATTGGAGAAAACACGGGAAATCTCCGGAAACTACAACAGAATTAAAAGAAGCAATCGAAGAAGCTCTGACATTTCTTCCGGAGAAAGAGAAAAAAGAGGCGGTCAAGAAATCATGTCAGAGAACATTCCAGGCACTTCGCATTGACGTGAACCAGGAATTTGAAGTGTTATATGCATTCTTAGATAAACTGCCACAAGTCATGAACCCAGGTGGAAGAATTGCAATCCTGACCTTTCATTCCGGGGAAGACAGACTTGTGAAACGAGCTTTTAAAGAAGGAAAAAAAGCAGGAATTTACAGTGAAATCTGTAAAGACGTGATTCGTCCATCAGCACAGGAATGCGCAAGAAATCCACGCGCAAAATGCACAAAAATGAGATGGGCAATTATTTAA
- a CDS encoding tRNA dihydrouridine synthase — MKYYLAPLEGITTYIYRRAYHQHFAPMDKYFTPFLVPHTKKGFSTKEKNDVMPEHSPGMNLVPQIMSNQADSFLHTVEKLKVYGYEEVNLNLGCPSKTVVSKGRGSGFLADPDGLDRFLDEIFKKCDVKISIKTRIGKDDPEEFARLLDIYNQYPVEELIIHPRVQKDFYKNQPNLGAFHDAVEESKIPLCYNGDIFTPESYEEMKREFPQVDTFMLGRGILMNPALLDLIRMREKTDVKKTTDIDVTEWKKEETSRKMQSADRYKKEIHAFLEQIKCDYLEVGMGEKNTLFKLKELWAYMGQNAPEAKKALKRIRKSQSMADYDSASREALEDFIFF; from the coding sequence ATGAAGTATTACCTTGCTCCGCTTGAGGGGATTACAACTTATATATATCGTCGGGCTTATCATCAGCATTTTGCACCGATGGATAAGTATTTTACGCCCTTTCTGGTACCACATACGAAGAAGGGGTTCAGTACGAAGGAGAAGAATGATGTGATGCCAGAGCACAGCCCAGGCATGAATCTTGTGCCACAGATTATGAGCAATCAGGCGGACTCATTTTTACATACGGTTGAGAAACTGAAGGTCTATGGCTATGAAGAGGTGAATCTGAACCTGGGCTGCCCTTCAAAGACAGTTGTGTCTAAAGGGCGTGGTTCTGGATTTCTTGCAGATCCGGACGGATTGGATCGGTTTTTGGATGAGATTTTTAAAAAATGTGATGTGAAAATTTCTATTAAGACAAGAATTGGAAAAGATGATCCGGAAGAATTTGCGCGGCTTCTTGATATTTACAATCAGTATCCGGTAGAGGAACTGATTATTCATCCGCGGGTACAGAAGGATTTTTATAAAAATCAACCGAATCTTGGTGCGTTTCATGATGCGGTGGAGGAAAGTAAGATTCCGCTTTGCTATAACGGAGATATTTTTACGCCAGAAAGTTATGAAGAGATGAAACGGGAATTTCCGCAGGTAGATACCTTTATGCTTGGAAGAGGGATTTTAATGAATCCGGCTCTGCTTGATCTTATCCGTATGAGAGAAAAAACAGATGTGAAAAAGACAACTGATATAGATGTGACTGAGTGGAAAAAAGAAGAAACGTCACGAAAAATGCAGAGTGCAGACAGATATAAAAAGGAAATCCATGCATTCCTTGAACAGATTAAATGTGATTATCTGGAAGTGGGAATGGGGGAGAAAAATACGTTATTTAAGTTAAAAGAGCTGTGGGCATATATGGGACAGAACGCTCCGGAAGCGAAGAAGGCGCTGAAAAGGATCCGGAAATCTCAGAGTATGGCAGATTACGACAGTGCCAGCCGGGAAGCGTTGGAAGATTTCATATTTTTTTAA
- a CDS encoding CPBP family intramembrane glutamic endopeptidase produces the protein MEQKTRGGRGFWYIWGSVLIKLGIAYLVYMAAVSLLAGVHLMQMTGGDADAMMQIAQSTAQSGKLYDQITNELMNWAVYIEGVAALITIPVMLFLFHRDSRKEKELGIVTEKASIWKYIAIIVMFAVMALGLNNLIFLSDLSAASETYSDTMQTLYGQGFAVQILVLGILMPTCEELVYRGLVYKRLRYTSPFWAAALYSSLVFAFTHGNLVQGLYGFIMGMMFCYVYEKYGSVKAPILAHITANILSVVGTQFQWFDWLFKDPMRVGISTVLCAFIASSIYVMIQRLNTDTTKNNSQNEG, from the coding sequence ATGGAACAGAAAACAAGAGGCGGGAGAGGCTTCTGGTATATCTGGGGATCTGTGCTTATCAAACTGGGAATTGCATATCTTGTATATATGGCGGCGGTATCACTTCTTGCAGGCGTACATCTGATGCAGATGACAGGTGGAGATGCAGATGCGATGATGCAGATTGCGCAGAGTACAGCACAGTCCGGCAAATTATATGATCAGATTACAAATGAGCTAATGAACTGGGCTGTTTATATTGAGGGCGTGGCAGCGCTGATTACGATTCCAGTCATGTTATTTTTATTTCACAGAGACAGCAGAAAAGAAAAAGAGCTTGGGATTGTAACGGAAAAAGCGTCAATTTGGAAATATATTGCAATTATAGTGATGTTTGCAGTTATGGCACTTGGGCTTAATAATCTGATATTTTTAAGTGATCTGTCAGCAGCGAGTGAAACTTATTCTGATACAATGCAGACTTTATACGGACAGGGATTTGCAGTGCAGATTCTCGTGCTTGGAATTTTGATGCCGACATGTGAAGAACTGGTGTACAGAGGACTTGTCTATAAAAGATTACGTTATACTTCACCGTTTTGGGCAGCGGCTTTGTATTCATCACTCGTATTTGCATTTACCCATGGCAATCTTGTCCAGGGACTTTATGGTTTTATCATGGGCATGATGTTCTGTTATGTGTATGAAAAATATGGTTCTGTGAAAGCACCGATACTTGCGCATATTACAGCGAATATCCTGTCAGTGGTTGGAACGCAGTTCCAATGGTTCGACTGGTTGTTCAAAGATCCGATGCGTGTCGGAATTTCAACAGTGTTATGTGCATTTATTGCATCAAGTATTTATGTTATGATTCAGAGATTGAACACAGATACAACTAAAAATAATAGCCAAAATGAGGGGTAG
- the gltB gene encoding glutamate synthase large subunit, giving the protein MNGQQRQKNAGLYRPSFEHDNCGIGAIVNIKGQKSHDTVANALKIVEQLEHRAGKDAEGKTGDGVGILLQISHKFFSKVCKPFGIFLGSERDYGVGMFFFPQDELKRNQAKNIFEVIVEKEGMEFLGWREVPVHPDVLGSRAVECMPCIMQGFIKRPEKVEKGIDFDRRLYVVRRVFEQSSDDTYVASLSSRTIAYKGMFLVDQLRLFFADLQDKDYESAIALVHSRFSTNTNPSWERAHPNRFIVHNGEINTIRGNRDKMQAREENMESEELKGELHKVLPAINATGSDSAMLDNAIEFMVMSGMELPLAVMISIPEPWANNKSMSQKKKDFYQYYATMMEPWDGPASILFSDGDCMGAVLDRNGLRPSRYYITDDDQLILSSEVGVMDVAPEKIVVKERLRPGKMLLVDTVQGRVIGDEELKEMYADRQPYGEWLDSNLIELKNLKIPNQLVPTYKPEDLKRLQKAFGYSYEEVETSIKNMALNGGEGTAAMGIDTPLAVLSDKHQNLFNYFKQLFAQVTNPPIDAIREEVVTSTTVYIGADGNLLEEKAENCKMLKVNNPILTNVDLLKIKNMKQDGFKIAEIPTIYYKNSSLEKAMDYLFIEVDRAIRDGANILILSDRGVDEYHVAMPSLLALSGLQQHLVRTKKRTSVAIILETGEPREVHHFATLLGYGACAVNPYLAHETIRQLIDTGMLQKDYYAAVDDYNHGILSGIVKIASKMGISTIQSYQGAKIFEAIGLKEEFINRYFTDTVSRVGGIGIEEIAQDYLARHSQAFDPLGLEVDLTLDSLGQHKSRSCGEEHLYNPRTIHMLQQSTRLGNYEMFKQYTDMVNEEGAHINLRGQLDFNYPKKGIPIEEVESVDEIVQRFKTGAMSYGSISKEAHETLAIAMNRLHGKSNSGEGGEEIERLDTEKCSAIKQVASGRFGVTSRYLVSAKEIQIKMAQGAKPGEGGHLPGGKVYPWIAKTRHSTPGVSLISPPPHHDIYSIEDLAQLIYDCKNANKDARISVKLVSEAGVGTVAAGVAKAGAGLILISGYDGGTGAAAKSSIHNAGLPWELGLAETHQTLIQNGLRERVRIETDGKLMSGRDVAIAAILGAEEFGFATAPLVTMGCVMMRVCNLDTCPVGVATQNPELRKNFRGKPEYVINFMRFIAQNLREYMAKLGVRTIDELVGRTDLLKVKEVPTSDRAATLDLSQILQNPYEGTKTPMTYNPKKIYDFELEKTLDERVLVKELLPALEKHQKRSLEVDVTNTNRTFGTIFGSEITRRYPEGVEEDSYVIKCTGAGGQSFGAFIPKGLTLELVGDGNDYFGKGLSGGKLIVYPPKGVTFKHEENIIIGNVALYGATSGKAFINGVAGERFAVRNSGAKAVVEGVGDHGCEYMTGGCVVVLGKTGKNFAAGMSGGVAYVLDLNSDLYKNINKQMVNIERVTSKFEINELKEMIEEHVAYTNSESGKEILDHFTDYLPKFKKIIPIDYEKMLSTIVQMEEQGMSSEQARIEAFYAIKEGRR; this is encoded by the coding sequence ATGAACGGGCAACAGCGACAGAAAAATGCTGGCTTGTATCGTCCTTCGTTTGAACACGATAACTGTGGTATTGGAGCAATCGTCAATATCAAGGGCCAGAAAAGTCACGATACCGTGGCGAATGCATTAAAGATTGTAGAACAATTAGAACATAGAGCGGGCAAAGATGCCGAAGGTAAGACAGGTGATGGAGTAGGAATTCTGTTACAGATTTCTCACAAGTTTTTCTCCAAAGTCTGTAAACCTTTCGGCATCTTTTTAGGTTCTGAGAGAGATTACGGCGTAGGTATGTTTTTCTTCCCTCAGGACGAACTGAAAAGAAATCAGGCAAAGAATATCTTTGAAGTGATTGTGGAAAAAGAAGGAATGGAATTCCTGGGCTGGCGAGAAGTACCGGTACATCCGGATGTGCTTGGAAGTCGTGCAGTAGAGTGTATGCCATGCATCATGCAGGGATTTATCAAGCGGCCGGAAAAAGTTGAAAAAGGAATTGACTTCGACAGACGTCTGTATGTGGTACGCCGAGTCTTTGAGCAGAGCAGCGATGATACTTATGTAGCTTCACTGTCAAGCAGAACGATTGCTTATAAGGGAATGTTTCTGGTAGATCAGTTACGTCTCTTTTTTGCAGATCTTCAGGATAAGGATTATGAATCTGCCATTGCACTGGTTCATTCCAGATTCAGTACGAACACGAATCCAAGCTGGGAGAGAGCACATCCGAACCGTTTTATTGTACACAACGGCGAGATTAATACAATCCGTGGTAACCGGGATAAGATGCAGGCAAGAGAGGAAAATATGGAATCTGAAGAATTAAAAGGAGAACTTCACAAAGTCCTTCCGGCAATCAATGCCACAGGTTCTGACTCCGCTATGCTTGACAATGCCATTGAATTTATGGTCATGAGTGGCATGGAACTTCCGCTGGCAGTTATGATTTCTATTCCGGAGCCGTGGGCAAATAATAAGAGCATGTCCCAGAAGAAGAAAGATTTCTATCAGTACTATGCAACAATGATGGAACCATGGGATGGTCCGGCGTCAATTCTGTTCAGTGATGGAGATTGTATGGGAGCAGTTCTTGATAGAAACGGACTTCGTCCGTCCAGATATTACATTACAGATGATGATCAGTTGATTTTATCATCTGAGGTCGGAGTTATGGATGTTGCACCAGAGAAAATCGTAGTAAAAGAAAGACTTCGTCCAGGTAAAATGCTTCTGGTTGATACGGTTCAGGGACGTGTCATCGGAGACGAAGAGCTGAAAGAAATGTATGCGGACAGACAGCCTTATGGTGAGTGGCTGGACAGCAATCTGATTGAGCTTAAGAATCTGAAAATTCCGAACCAGTTAGTACCGACCTACAAACCAGAGGATCTTAAGAGACTTCAGAAAGCATTTGGTTATTCTTATGAGGAAGTAGAAACTTCTATCAAAAATATGGCACTCAACGGTGGAGAAGGAACTGCTGCCATGGGTATTGACACACCACTTGCAGTACTTTCGGATAAGCATCAGAACCTGTTCAATTATTTTAAACAGTTATTTGCACAAGTTACGAATCCACCGATTGACGCAATCCGTGAGGAAGTGGTAACATCCACGACTGTATACATCGGAGCAGACGGAAATCTTCTGGAAGAAAAAGCAGAAAACTGCAAGATGCTCAAGGTCAATAATCCAATCCTTACAAATGTTGACCTTCTGAAGATTAAGAACATGAAACAGGATGGATTCAAAATTGCAGAGATTCCGACTATTTATTATAAAAATTCCAGTCTGGAAAAAGCAATGGATTACCTGTTTATCGAAGTAGATCGTGCAATCCGTGACGGAGCGAATATTTTGATCCTTTCTGACCGTGGTGTAGACGAGTATCATGTGGCTATGCCGTCACTTCTGGCATTGTCCGGACTGCAACAGCATCTGGTGCGCACGAAGAAGAGAACTTCCGTTGCAATCATTCTTGAGACCGGAGAGCCAAGAGAAGTACATCATTTTGCGACATTACTTGGATATGGAGCATGCGCAGTCAATCCATATCTTGCACATGAGACAATCCGTCAGCTTATTGATACAGGCATGCTGCAGAAAGATTATTACGCTGCAGTTGATGATTACAATCACGGAATCTTAAGCGGCATTGTAAAAATTGCTTCTAAAATGGGTATTTCCACAATTCAGTCTTATCAGGGAGCAAAGATTTTCGAGGCCATTGGATTAAAAGAAGAATTTATTAACAGATATTTTACAGATACAGTCAGCCGTGTTGGCGGCATCGGTATTGAGGAGATTGCACAGGATTATCTTGCAAGACATTCTCAGGCATTTGATCCACTTGGACTGGAAGTAGATCTGACACTGGACAGTCTCGGACAACACAAATCCAGAAGCTGTGGCGAGGAACATCTGTACAATCCACGTACGATCCATATGCTTCAACAGTCTACAAGACTTGGCAATTATGAAATGTTTAAGCAGTACACAGATATGGTAAATGAAGAAGGTGCCCACATTAATCTGCGAGGTCAGCTTGATTTTAATTATCCGAAGAAAGGTATTCCGATTGAAGAAGTAGAGAGTGTGGATGAAATCGTTCAGCGATTCAAGACAGGTGCTATGTCCTACGGATCCATTTCCAAGGAGGCACATGAGACGCTTGCAATCGCCATGAACCGTCTGCATGGTAAATCCAACAGTGGTGAAGGCGGTGAGGAAATCGAGCGTCTGGATACAGAAAAATGTTCTGCAATTAAGCAGGTCGCTTCCGGACGATTTGGTGTAACAAGCAGATATCTTGTCAGCGCAAAAGAGATTCAGATTAAAATGGCACAGGGTGCAAAACCAGGAGAAGGAGGACATCTTCCAGGAGGAAAGGTCTATCCGTGGATTGCCAAGACAAGACATTCTACGCCAGGTGTCAGCCTGATCTCACCACCACCGCATCACGATATTTACTCTATCGAGGATCTGGCACAGCTCATTTATGACTGTAAAAATGCAAATAAAGACGCAAGGATTTCCGTAAAACTTGTATCTGAAGCAGGTGTTGGAACTGTCGCGGCCGGAGTCGCAAAAGCAGGAGCCGGACTGATCCTGATCTCTGGATATGATGGAGGAACCGGAGCGGCGGCTAAGAGTTCTATCCACAATGCAGGACTTCCTTGGGAGCTTGGACTTGCGGAAACACATCAGACATTGATCCAAAATGGACTGCGTGAACGTGTCCGTATTGAGACAGATGGAAAATTGATGAGTGGTCGTGACGTGGCAATTGCAGCAATTCTTGGAGCAGAGGAATTTGGATTTGCGACAGCACCACTTGTAACTATGGGATGCGTTATGATGCGGGTGTGTAATCTGGATACATGTCCGGTTGGTGTGGCAACACAGAATCCGGAACTTCGCAAGAACTTCCGCGGAAAACCGGAATACGTCATCAACTTTATGAGATTCATCGCACAGAATCTGCGCGAATATATGGCAAAATTAGGTGTTCGTACGATTGATGAACTGGTTGGAAGGACTGACCTTCTGAAAGTCAAAGAAGTGCCGACATCTGATCGTGCAGCAACACTGGATTTAAGCCAGATCCTGCAAAACCCTTATGAGGGAACAAAGACACCAATGACTTATAATCCAAAGAAGATTTATGATTTCGAACTGGAGAAGACGCTGGACGAAAGAGTCCTTGTAAAAGAACTGCTTCCGGCACTTGAAAAGCATCAGAAGAGAAGCCTGGAAGTCGATGTCACGAACACCAACCGTACATTTGGAACAATTTTCGGATCAGAAATTACAAGAAGATATCCGGAAGGCGTAGAGGAAGACAGTTATGTGATCAAATGTACCGGAGCAGGCGGTCAATCATTTGGTGCATTTATTCCAAAGGGTCTGACACTGGAACTTGTAGGAGACGGCAATGATTATTTTGGTAAAGGTCTCTCAGGCGGAAAACTGATCGTGTATCCACCGAAGGGTGTTACATTTAAACACGAAGAGAATATTATAATAGGAAATGTTGCACTTTACGGAGCAACCAGTGGTAAAGCTTTTATCAATGGTGTGGCAGGTGAGCGTTTTGCTGTCCGAAACTCTGGCGCAAAAGCAGTTGTAGAAGGTGTTGGTGATCATGGATGTGAGTACATGACCGGCGGATGTGTTGTTGTTCTTGGCAAGACTGGAAAGAACTTTGCAGCCGGAATGAGCGGCGGTGTCGCTTATGTACTGGATCTGAACAGTGATCTTTATAAGAATATTAATAAGCAGATGGTAAATATTGAACGAGTAACTTCGAAGTTTGAAATCAACGAGTTGAAAGAAATGATCGAAGAGCATGTGGCTTATACGAATTCTGAGAGCGGAAAAGAAATTCTGGACCACTTTACCGATTATCTGCCGAAATTTAAGAAAATCATTCCGATTGATTACGAGAAAATGCTTTCTACTATCGTTCAGATGGAAGAACAGGGCATGAGCAGTGAGCAGGCTAGAATTGAAGCATTTTACGCAATTAAAGAAGGAAGAAGATAG
- a CDS encoding glutamate synthase subunit beta produces MGKPTGFMEYERQDKPAESPKERIKHFREFHTPLSKEEQERQGARCMACGVPFCQAGQMIMGMASGCPLHNLVPEWNDLIYHGNWEEAYYRLKKTNNFPEFTSRVCPALCEAACTCGLNGNAVSSKANEYSIIENAYEKGYAAARPVKVRTGKKVAVVGSGPSGLAVADMLNRRGHSVTVFEREDKVGGLLRYGIPNMKLEKQYIDRKVNIMEEEGITFVTNCNIGKDKKASSILKEFDRVVLCCGASHPRDIKAPGRDAKGIYFAVDFLKSTTKALWANDMKLVDGTYISAKGKHVIVIGGGDTGNDCIGTSMRHSAKSVLQVEMMPKAPDTRADNNPWPEWPKVCKTDYGQEEAAAVFGHDPRVYQTTVKEFIKDKEGNLCKVTLVKLEPKKDEKTGRMMMTEIPGTEYTVQADLVLIAAGFLGSEEYVTKAFGVEVNARTNVATPAGEYHTNVERVFTAGDMHRGQSLVVWAIREGREAAQEIDISLMGYTNMNVQ; encoded by the coding sequence GTGGGAAAACCAACAGGATTTATGGAATATGAAAGACAGGATAAGCCGGCAGAGTCACCGAAGGAGCGAATCAAGCATTTCCGCGAATTCCACACACCTTTGTCAAAAGAAGAACAGGAGCGCCAAGGTGCAAGATGTATGGCGTGTGGCGTTCCGTTCTGCCAGGCAGGACAGATGATTATGGGGATGGCAAGTGGCTGCCCTCTCCATAACCTGGTGCCGGAGTGGAATGATCTGATTTACCACGGCAACTGGGAAGAGGCTTATTACAGGTTAAAAAAGACGAATAATTTTCCGGAATTCACTTCCAGGGTATGTCCTGCACTTTGTGAGGCAGCATGTACATGTGGACTCAACGGAAATGCAGTATCATCAAAAGCGAATGAGTACAGTATTATTGAAAATGCTTACGAAAAAGGATACGCTGCGGCAAGACCGGTGAAAGTCAGAACCGGAAAGAAAGTAGCTGTTGTGGGATCAGGACCGTCCGGACTTGCTGTGGCAGATATGCTGAACCGCAGAGGACATAGCGTGACAGTGTTTGAACGGGAAGATAAAGTCGGAGGACTTCTTCGCTATGGAATTCCAAACATGAAACTGGAAAAACAGTATATTGACCGTAAGGTAAATATTATGGAAGAAGAAGGAATTACATTTGTAACAAATTGCAATATCGGTAAAGACAAAAAAGCTTCTTCTATATTAAAAGAGTTTGACCGTGTAGTTCTCTGCTGTGGAGCTTCTCATCCAAGAGATATCAAAGCACCGGGACGGGACGCAAAAGGAATTTATTTCGCAGTCGATTTCCTGAAGTCCACGACAAAAGCATTGTGGGCAAATGATATGAAACTGGTGGATGGCACATACATTTCTGCAAAGGGAAAACACGTTATCGTTATTGGCGGAGGTGATACGGGAAATGACTGTATCGGAACTTCTATGAGACATAGCGCAAAATCTGTTCTTCAAGTAGAAATGATGCCCAAAGCACCAGATACTCGTGCAGATAACAACCCGTGGCCGGAGTGGCCAAAAGTCTGCAAAACAGACTATGGCCAGGAAGAAGCAGCGGCAGTCTTCGGACATGATCCGCGTGTATATCAGACAACGGTCAAAGAGTTCATCAAAGATAAGGAAGGAAATCTCTGCAAGGTCACACTTGTGAAGCTGGAGCCGAAGAAAGACGAGAAAACCGGACGCATGATGATGACTGAGATACCGGGAACTGAGTATACAGTACAGGCAGATCTTGTACTTATTGCAGCAGGATTTCTTGGAAGTGAAGAATATGTGACAAAAGCATTTGGCGTGGAAGTCAATGCGCGTACAAATGTGGCAACACCGGCAGGTGAGTATCATACAAATGTGGAGCGGGTGTTCACAGCGGGAGATATGCACAGAGGTCAGTCACTGGTTGTATGGGCAATCCGCGAAGGAAGAGAAGCCGCACAGGAAATCGATATCAGCCTGATGGGATATACGAATATGAATGTACAGTAA
- a CDS encoding coiled-coil domain-containing protein: MNKFGRRILAALITSSLVVTPVLAAPSVDDLQKSKASAQSEVNSLQSQLQSIVSKITQLEADLTTKGEEIIQAQADLEQAQEDEKTQYAAMKLRIKYMYEAGDATALESLVSSEDFSDLLSKAEYVQSVHGYDRDKLEEYVATKQKIADLKDQLETEQSQLESMQTEYETEESNLTTLIDSKQAEVADLDSQIQEAAEKAAKEEEERQKKAEEERQKQLQAASQNSTTTNSNSGNSNSSSSSNSNKGNSSSNSSSSSNKGNSSSSSSSSSGSYVSGSTVSRAYSALGKPYVWGAAGPNSFDCSGLVSFCLTGRYSHTYSSSDFVGLTKVSNPQPGDICVRVGHVGVYIGGGQMIHAPHTGDVVKISAVPSNMWYVRP, from the coding sequence ATGAATAAATTTGGAAGAAGAATACTGGCAGCATTAATTACGAGCAGTTTAGTAGTCACACCGGTTTTGGCAGCACCTTCAGTAGATGATCTTCAGAAGAGTAAGGCATCAGCGCAAAGTGAAGTAAACTCACTTCAGTCACAGCTTCAGAGTATTGTAAGTAAGATTACTCAATTGGAAGCTGATCTTACAACAAAGGGTGAAGAGATTATTCAGGCGCAGGCAGATCTGGAACAGGCGCAGGAAGACGAGAAGACACAGTATGCGGCTATGAAGCTTCGTATCAAGTATATGTATGAGGCTGGTGATGCAACAGCGCTTGAATCACTGGTAAGCTCAGAAGATTTTTCAGATCTGTTAAGTAAAGCTGAGTATGTTCAAAGTGTACATGGATATGATCGCGACAAGCTGGAAGAATATGTTGCAACTAAGCAGAAGATTGCTGATCTGAAGGATCAGCTTGAGACAGAGCAGTCACAGCTTGAGAGCATGCAGACAGAATATGAGACAGAAGAGTCTAATCTGACAACTCTGATTGATTCAAAACAGGCAGAAGTAGCAGATCTTGATTCACAGATTCAGGAAGCGGCAGAGAAGGCGGCGAAAGAAGAGGAAGAGCGTCAGAAGAAAGCAGAAGAGGAAAGACAGAAACAACTTCAGGCAGCATCTCAGAATAGTACAACAACGAATAGTAATTCTGGCAACTCCAATAGTTCAAGCAGCTCCAATAGTAATAAAGGCAACAGCAGCTCGAATTCAAGCAGTTCCAGTAACAAAGGAAACAGCAGTTCATCATCAAGCAGCAGTTCTGGTAGTTACGTATCCGGAAGTACAGTATCCCGTGCATATTCAGCACTTGGAAAACCGTATGTATGGGGAGCGGCAGGACCGAATTCTTTCGATTGTTCCGGACTTGTAAGTTTCTGTCTGACAGGAAGATATTCACATACATATAGCTCCAGTGATTTCGTTGGATTGACTAAGGTAAGTAATCCACAGCCAGGAGATATTTGTGTAAGAGTTGGGCATGTAGGTGTTTATATAGGTGGAGGTCAGATGATTCATGCACCACACACAGGAGATGTAGTGAAAATATCTGCAGTACCATCTAATATGTGGTACGTTCGTCCATAA